Proteins co-encoded in one Flavobacterium fluviale genomic window:
- a CDS encoding NAD(P)H-dependent oxidoreductase, whose product MKKIFIINGGQKFAHSGGQFNKTVQDWTVEFLSKNNNYEIKTTHIEDNIDLQEEVEKFVWADLIIYHTPVWWFQLPNLFKKYIDDVFTQGHNNGIYKSDGRSRVNPDINYGTGGLLHGRKYMLTTSWNAPKTAFTLPGEFFEETSVDDGVMFGFHKMNKFTGMERVNGFHFHDVEKGATPENIVIFKEDYTKHLEETFKNL is encoded by the coding sequence ATGAAAAAAATATTTATAATCAACGGCGGGCAAAAATTCGCACATTCAGGCGGGCAATTCAATAAAACAGTTCAAGATTGGACAGTTGAATTTCTTTCAAAAAATAATAATTATGAGATAAAAACAACTCATATCGAAGACAATATCGATCTTCAGGAAGAAGTAGAGAAATTCGTTTGGGCAGATTTAATCATCTATCACACACCCGTTTGGTGGTTTCAACTGCCAAATCTTTTCAAAAAATATATCGATGATGTTTTTACACAGGGACACAACAACGGAATCTATAAAAGTGACGGAAGAAGCCGCGTAAATCCAGACATTAACTACGGAACAGGCGGACTTTTACATGGCCGTAAATACATGCTGACTACAAGCTGGAATGCTCCAAAAACAGCGTTTACATTGCCGGGAGAATTCTTCGAAGAAACTTCTGTTGATGATGGCGTAATGTTTGGCTTTCATAAAATGAATAAATTTACAGGAATGGAACGCGTAAACGGATTCCATTTTCATGATGTAGAAAAGGGCGCAACACCAGAAAATATCGTTATCTTTAAAGAAGATTACACGAAACATTTGGAAGAAACTTTTAAAAACTTATAA
- a CDS encoding putative quinol monooxygenase, whose protein sequence is MISITAILKSKPENLIQVQNMLTHLVTETRKEAACIRYDLHTSDNVFILWEEWRDQIGLDSHNAQTYLIDFISKTESLVASPIQVYKTAQIL, encoded by the coding sequence ATGATTTCGATTACCGCAATTTTAAAAAGTAAACCAGAGAACTTAATTCAAGTTCAAAATATGCTGACACATTTAGTAACCGAAACTAGAAAAGAAGCAGCATGTATTCGTTACGATTTACATACTTCCGACAATGTATTTATTCTTTGGGAAGAATGGAGGGATCAAATTGGTCTAGATTCACACAATGCACAGACGTATTTAATTGACTTTATTTCAAAAACCGAAAGCTTAGTCGCAAGCCCAATTCAAGTTTACAAAACCGCTCAGATTTTATAG